The proteins below are encoded in one region of Flavobacterium nackdongense:
- a CDS encoding cob(I)yrinic acid a,c-diamide adenosyltransferase: protein MKVYTKTGDKGTTALFGGTRVPKDHIRIESYGTVDELNSYIGLIRDQEMNHHYQTILIEIQDRLFTVGAILATPPEKEVKKNGELRLQNLGIIDSDIELLENEIDTMEEALPPMTHFVLPGGHTTVSYCHIARCICRRAERLAVQLDHIEPIPGIVIMYLNRLSDYLFVLARKLSFDLSAEEVKWIPRK from the coding sequence ATGAAAGTATACACTAAAACTGGCGACAAAGGTACTACAGCACTTTTCGGAGGAACTCGAGTTCCCAAAGACCATATTCGAATCGAAAGTTATGGTACAGTTGATGAATTGAATTCCTATATTGGACTGATTCGGGATCAAGAAATGAACCATCATTATCAAACTATTCTGATCGAAATTCAAGATCGCCTTTTTACTGTTGGTGCTATTCTAGCCACTCCACCTGAAAAAGAAGTAAAGAAGAATGGGGAACTGCGATTGCAAAATTTGGGAATTATAGACAGCGACATTGAATTACTCGAAAACGAAATCGACACGATGGAAGAAGCTTTGCCGCCAATGACTCATTTTGTATTACCTGGAGGGCATACTACTGTGTCATATTGTCATATTGCACGCTGTATTTGTCGTCGTGCAGAACGACTTGCGGTTCAATTAGACCACATCGAACCCATTCCTGGTATCGTCATAATGTACCTTAACCGACTTTCTGACTATCTTTTTGTATTGGCACGAAAGTTGTCATTTGACTTGAGCGCTGAGGAGGTAAAATGGATACCGAGAAAGTAG